A part of Longimicrobiaceae bacterium genomic DNA contains:
- a CDS encoding VOC family protein, translated as MPIIPIVRCSQMASAVRFYTRVLDFELAEESLEVEEPAFNVLRRGDDLLYLSSHSGDGEFGQAIVLSVNDVDALHREFTTRGLRPPANPDSPVHQGPIDQSWGTREFYVDDPDGNTLRFTEQ; from the coding sequence ATGCCAATCATACCGATCGTGCGGTGCAGCCAGATGGCGTCAGCCGTTCGATTCTACACGCGGGTGCTCGACTTCGAGTTGGCAGAAGAGAGCCTGGAGGTGGAGGAACCGGCCTTCAACGTCCTGAGGCGGGGTGACGACCTCCTCTACCTTTCCAGCCACTCCGGAGATGGAGAATTCGGGCAGGCCATTGTTCTGAGCGTGAACGACGTCGACGCTCTGCACCGTGAATTCACGACGCGAGGGCTTCGACCCCCCGCCAATCCTGACTCTCCGGTTCATCAGGGGCCGATCGATCAAAGCTGGGGCACGCGCGAGTTCTATGTCGACGATCCAGACGGCAACACGCTGCGTTTCACTGAACAGTAA
- a CDS encoding class I SAM-dependent methyltransferase — protein sequence MESSANDESNGYDAIANLYIAGRGSRPRVGDSVGAAVIKAWARSFPRGATVLDLGSGPGEPSTRILQEAGLTIYAVDASPTMVAAFRERFPGVSIERNTAEASEFFHRTFNGVLAWGLLFLLEPAAQALVIEKVGRALEPRGRFLFTAPREPVKWLDAMTGRPSRSLGAPTYERLLREAGLTLVGEAEDGGDNHYYFAEKL from the coding sequence ATGGAATCATCAGCCAACGACGAATCCAACGGATACGACGCGATCGCGAACCTCTACATTGCCGGCCGAGGCTCCCGTCCTCGCGTCGGCGACTCGGTCGGCGCCGCTGTCATCAAAGCCTGGGCCCGCTCCTTTCCCCGGGGGGCGACGGTGCTCGACCTCGGCTCGGGTCCGGGTGAGCCGAGCACGCGGATCCTCCAGGAAGCCGGTCTGACGATCTACGCAGTCGACGCCTCACCGACCATGGTCGCGGCGTTCCGCGAGCGATTCCCGGGCGTTTCAATCGAGCGAAATACCGCCGAGGCCTCGGAGTTCTTCCACCGCACCTTCAACGGAGTGCTCGCCTGGGGTCTGTTGTTCCTGCTCGAGCCGGCCGCGCAGGCGCTCGTCATCGAGAAGGTAGGACGCGCTCTCGAGCCCCGGGGACGCTTTCTGTTCACTGCACCCCGGGAGCCCGTTAAATGGCTGGACGCCATGACGGGGCGCCCGTCGCGATCGCTGGGGGCCCCCACGTATGAGCGACTTCTGCGCGAGGCCGGCCTGACCCTGGTCGGCGAGGCAGAGGACGGGGGCGACAACCACTACTACTTTGCCGAGAAGTTGTAG
- a CDS encoding VOC family protein, which translates to MATENQVVIPMLAHEDGMAAMDWLCRAFGFVERTRIADAEGRLAHGELDVGGGLVMLASPTPDYEGPRRHREHCERARKWSSVPWIIDGVLVHVHDLDAHFERARAAGATILTGIEEGPPGRRYRAEDLEGHRWFFIEREHASD; encoded by the coding sequence ATGGCCACGGAGAATCAGGTCGTCATCCCGATGCTCGCGCACGAGGACGGCATGGCGGCGATGGACTGGCTCTGCCGGGCTTTCGGCTTTGTCGAGCGGACGAGGATCGCCGACGCCGAAGGGCGGCTGGCACACGGCGAGCTGGACGTGGGGGGCGGCCTGGTGATGCTCGCTTCACCGACGCCGGACTACGAGGGACCGAGGCGGCATCGGGAGCACTGCGAGCGCGCGAGAAAGTGGTCCTCCGTCCCGTGGATCATCGACGGAGTCCTGGTTCACGTGCACGACCTGGACGCGCATTTCGAGCGTGCCAGGGCGGCGGGCGCGACCATCCTGACGGGCATCGAAGAAGGGCCTCCCGGGCGGCGCTACCGGGCCGAGGATCTCGAGGGTCATCGCTGGTTCTTCATTGAACGCGAGCATGCCTCCGACTGA
- a CDS encoding VOC family protein translates to MDSSWQGFHHVALVTPDLDRTIAFYRDVLGMTIGEVRTGGGVLPQRHCFIRPGEAAATWGLHFFEHPDAQIPQFPEGLRSRGFIPGALQHIAFALPDAQAAERLRERLTAHGVEVTPTNRIGSIENMLFFDVHGLMLEATWPAAQ, encoded by the coding sequence ATGGATAGTTCGTGGCAGGGATTTCATCACGTGGCACTGGTCACACCGGACCTCGACCGGACGATCGCGTTCTACCGGGACGTGCTCGGCATGACGATCGGCGAGGTCCGCACCGGCGGAGGAGTGCTCCCGCAGCGCCACTGCTTCATCCGACCGGGGGAGGCGGCCGCCACCTGGGGGTTGCATTTTTTCGAGCATCCGGATGCTCAGATTCCGCAGTTCCCCGAGGGTCTCCGGAGTCGCGGCTTCATTCCGGGTGCACTGCAACACATCGCCTTCGCTCTGCCGGACGCGCAGGCTGCGGAGCGACTACGTGAGCGCTTGACCGCCCACGGGGTGGAGGTGACGCCCACCAACCGGATCGGTTCGATCGAAAACATGCTGTTCTTCGACGTCCACGGTCTGATGCTGGAGGCGACCTGGCCGGCTGCGCAGTGA
- a CDS encoding nuclear transport factor 2 family protein, protein MMSKSDVTAELLEAFCGAWNRHDIDSLMAFMAEDCAFESSAGPDACGTRYAGREAVRTAFVDVWAVFPDAHWGNACHFVHGDRGVSEWIFTGTRADGSRVEVHGCDLFTFRNGKIALKNSYRKNRPPLLEPDR, encoded by the coding sequence ATGATGAGCAAGAGCGATGTCACCGCGGAGCTCCTGGAAGCCTTTTGCGGTGCATGGAACCGGCACGACATCGATTCTCTCATGGCGTTCATGGCGGAGGACTGCGCGTTCGAATCGTCGGCGGGCCCGGACGCCTGCGGCACTCGCTATGCCGGCCGTGAAGCGGTGCGCACCGCCTTTGTCGATGTGTGGGCGGTTTTCCCCGATGCCCACTGGGGAAACGCATGCCATTTCGTGCACGGGGATCGGGGAGTCTCGGAGTGGATCTTCACCGGTACACGGGCTGACGGTAGTCGCGTGGAGGTGCACGGTTGCGATCTGTTTACCTTTCGTAACGGCAAGATCGCGCTGAAGAACTCGTACCGTAAGAACCGGCCACCTCTGCTTGAACCAGATCGGTGA